In Chromobacterium rhizoryzae, one genomic interval encodes:
- the kynB gene encoding arylformamidase produces the protein MLLDISPPLRAGLPVWPGDTAFDASPAWQLDAHCPVNVARLTLSPHSGAHADAPAHFQAAGQGIGQVALDAYLGPCRLIHCLSPGPLIRLEQIRARLEARPGPLPPRLLIRSYARYPLEAWDADFPGVEAAAIDWLGGQGVRLIGVDTASLDPMDSKTMDAHHATARQRMAILEQLLLDHAPEGDYELIALPLKLMNLDASPVRAVLRSLPVSTPLV, from the coding sequence ATGTTGCTCGATATCAGCCCCCCGCTGCGCGCCGGCCTGCCGGTCTGGCCCGGCGACACCGCCTTCGACGCCAGCCCCGCCTGGCAGCTGGACGCCCACTGTCCGGTCAATGTGGCGCGGCTGACGCTGTCGCCTCACAGCGGCGCGCACGCCGACGCGCCGGCTCACTTCCAGGCCGCCGGCCAGGGTATAGGCCAGGTGGCGCTGGACGCCTATCTGGGGCCGTGCCGGCTGATCCATTGCCTGTCCCCCGGCCCGCTGATCCGGCTGGAGCAGATCCGCGCGCGGCTTGAGGCCCGGCCCGGCCCGCTGCCCCCGCGGCTGCTGATCCGCAGTTACGCGCGCTATCCGCTGGAGGCCTGGGACGCGGACTTCCCCGGCGTGGAGGCCGCCGCCATCGACTGGCTGGGCGGCCAGGGCGTGCGGCTGATAGGCGTGGACACCGCCTCGCTGGACCCGATGGACAGCAAGACCATGGACGCCCATCACGCCACCGCGCGCCAGCGCATGGCCATCCTGGAACAGCTGCTGCTGGATCACGCGCCGGAGGGCGATTACGAGTTGATCGCGCTGCCGCTGAAGTTGATGAATCTGGACGCCAGCCCGGTGCGCGCCGTGCTGCGGTCCTTGCCCGTTTCCACCCCTCTCGTGTAG
- the kynU gene encoding kynureninase has protein sequence MKHTREACLIADQQDPLAGFRQRFDLPANTFYLDGNSLGVLPKGALERSRQVITGEWGHDLIRSWNTAGWFDMPARLGDKLAPLLGAGPGETVVTDTTSLNLFKALAAALRIQRQAHPERKVILSERDNFPTDLYMIQGMIEFLQQGYELRLIDEALPLEQALDEDVAVLLLSHVNYRTGYLYDMAAVTRSAHQRGALAIWDLAHSAGALQVDLNGADADFAVGCTYKYLNGGPGSPAFIWVAPRHQNAFWQPLSGWWGHAKPFEMAADYAPAQGIRRFLCGTQPIVSLALVECGLDVARQVDAQQLRAKSLALTDLFIELVEQRCGGHPLTLITPREHARRGSHVSFRHPQGFAVMQALIANGVIGDYREPEVLRFGITPLYLSHADIWDSVEILREILDSGSWDKPEFHRRGAVT, from the coding sequence ATGAAACACACTCGCGAAGCTTGTCTCATCGCCGATCAGCAAGACCCGCTGGCCGGCTTCCGCCAGCGGTTCGATCTGCCGGCCAACACTTTCTATCTGGACGGCAACTCGCTGGGCGTGCTGCCCAAGGGCGCGCTGGAGCGCAGCCGGCAGGTGATCACCGGCGAATGGGGCCATGATTTGATCCGCAGCTGGAACACCGCCGGCTGGTTCGATATGCCGGCGCGTCTGGGCGACAAGCTGGCGCCGCTCTTGGGCGCCGGTCCCGGCGAAACCGTGGTCACCGACACCACCTCGCTGAATCTGTTCAAGGCGCTGGCGGCGGCCCTGCGCATCCAGCGGCAGGCTCATCCGGAGCGCAAGGTGATCCTGTCCGAGCGCGACAACTTCCCCACCGATCTCTACATGATCCAGGGCATGATCGAATTCCTGCAGCAGGGCTATGAATTGCGTCTGATCGACGAGGCGCTGCCGCTGGAACAGGCGCTGGACGAGGACGTGGCGGTGCTGCTGCTGTCCCACGTCAATTACCGCACCGGTTATTTGTACGATATGGCCGCGGTCACCCGCAGCGCCCATCAGCGCGGCGCGCTGGCGATCTGGGACCTGGCGCACTCGGCCGGCGCGCTGCAAGTGGACCTGAACGGCGCGGACGCCGATTTCGCCGTGGGCTGCACCTACAAATACCTGAACGGCGGACCGGGCTCGCCCGCCTTCATCTGGGTGGCCCCGCGCCATCAGAACGCTTTCTGGCAGCCCTTGTCCGGCTGGTGGGGCCACGCCAAGCCCTTCGAGATGGCGGCCGACTACGCGCCGGCCCAGGGCATACGCCGCTTCCTGTGCGGCACCCAGCCCATCGTGTCGCTGGCCTTGGTGGAATGCGGTCTGGACGTGGCGCGCCAGGTGGATGCCCAGCAGCTGCGCGCCAAATCGCTGGCGCTGACCGATCTCTTCATCGAGCTGGTGGAGCAGCGCTGCGGCGGCCACCCGCTGACCCTGATCACCCCGCGCGAGCACGCGCGCCGCGGCAGCCACGTCAGCTTCCGCCATCCGCAAGGCTTCGCGGTGATGCAGGCCTTGATCGCCAACGGCGTCATCGGCGATTACCGCGAGCCGGAAGTGCTGCGCTTCGGCATCACTCCGCTCTACCTGAGCCATGCCGACATCTGGGACTCGGTGGAAATCCTGCGCGAGATTCTGGACAGCGGCAGCTGGGATAAACCTGAGTTCCACCGCCGCGGCGCGGTGACCTGA